The Chitinophaga sp. H8 region AATATTTTTTTGGATGAAAGCATTTAACATTTTTATTCTATACCGTTTTCCAATTGGTATCCTATTATTGCTGGTGGGTATTACCCTGGGTATTACTATTGGTTGGTGGGAAGCTACCATTTTGCTTGTATTGGGCGTGATCTGCCTGGTTACACACCTGATGTTCGGACCTATGCGCCTGGTACAGGAAGCAGTAGAAGCCGGAGATATCGAAAAGGCTACCGCGCTGATGAACCAGGTAAAATTTCCTAAATTATTATACAAGCCTATCCGTTCTGTTTATTTTTTCATGCAGAGCAATATGGCGATGTACAACAAAGATCTGGACAAGGCTGAGGCCACTATCCGGCAGAGTATCAAATCCGGCAGCCCTATGAAAGAGTATGAAGGGATGCAATACTTTCAGCTGGGTACTATTGCTTACCAGAAGAACGACCTGAAAACGGCAGATCAGAACCTGAAAAAGGCAATCCGCATGGGATTACCTGATAAGGAAAATACTGCCGCCGCATTGCTTACCGTAGCGTCTATTGCGATGAGCCGCCGGGACTTTAAATCTGCCAAAGATTATTTTCGCAGGGCTAAGGCACAAAAGCCTACC contains the following coding sequences:
- a CDS encoding tetratricopeptide repeat protein; this translates as MKAFNIFILYRFPIGILLLLVGITLGITIGWWEATILLVLGVICLVTHLMFGPMRLVQEAVEAGDIEKATALMNQVKFPKLLYKPIRSVYFFMQSNMAMYNKDLDKAEATIRQSIKSGSPMKEYEGMQYFQLGTIAYQKNDLKTADQNLKKAIRMGLPDKENTAAALLTVASIAMSRRDFKSAKDYFRRAKAQKPTTDQIVSQIKEMDKYISRMPG